In Dermatophagoides farinae isolate YC_2012a chromosome 9, ASM2471394v1, whole genome shotgun sequence, a genomic segment contains:
- the LOC124497376 gene encoding uncharacterized protein LOC124497376, whose amino-acid sequence MMSRNSSRNCLDNQCQECGCHCDSCVNNNSIHLHQEIESLKERLKEREKQIVTMECQILSHAKQYPNGEMQALRDNIYHWNDKYNRLLENYRRLQKVNQGLEDKLLRVADCFETERIHMNQNNEQLSQRLDEANASLMLVKQQNQQYRNDYDLIIRMIQQQPSTMINIESFPEDFQSRYQKHLNNHNQNGNVKTVNHRHVQIIPTFPPTAIYSFNDDDDEQQQINGSSDDTNNPPSESSNTLSPAQAIRLSQILAKQQQNICSNCKTNMDNQPELIRPPPEQNMTIGNYNSFIMEMSNSGSKTSSFIDDNNRTIII is encoded by the exons atgatGTCAAGAAATTCATCAAGAAATTGTTTGGATAATCAATGTCAG GAATGTGGTTGCCATTGTGATAGCtgtgtgaataataatagtataCATTTACATcaagaaattgaatcattaaaaGAACGTTTGAAAGAacgtgaaaaacaaattgtaaCAATGGAATGTCAAATATTGAGTCATGCAAAACAATATCCAAATGGTGAAATGCAAGCATTACGTGATAATATCTATCATTGGAATGATAAATATAATCGTTTGTTGGAGAATTATCGTCGTTTACAAAAAGTAAATCAAGGATTAGAGGATAAATTACTTCGTGTGGCCGATTGTTTTGAAACGGAACGTATccatatgaatcaaaataatgaacaattaTCACAACGATTGGATGAAGCGAATGCCAGTCTGATGTTggtgaaacaacaaaatcaacaatatcgtaatgattatgatctaATAATACGAATGATCCAACAGCAACCATCgacaatgatcaatattgaatcg TTTCCCGAAGATTTTCAATCACGTtatcaaaaacatttgaataatcATAACCAAAATGGTAACGTGAAAACTGTGAATCATCGTCATGTTCAAATAATACCAACATTTCCACCAACCgctatttattcatttaatgatgatgatgatgaacaacaacaaattaatgGTAGTAGTGATGATACAAATAATCCGCCATCAGAATCTTCAAATACACTATCGCCAGCACAAGCAATACGATTATCACAAATATTGGCAAAACAACAGCAGAATATTTGTTCCAATTGTAAAACAAACATGGATAATCAACCAGAATTGATTAGGCCGCCGCCAGAGCAAAATATGACAATTGGCaattataattcattcataatggaAATGTCCAATTCTGGTTCCAAAACATCATCGTTtatagatgataataatcgtaCGATTATCATCTAG